A portion of the Krasilnikovia cinnamomea genome contains these proteins:
- a CDS encoding SRPBCC family protein, which produces MSRHVGRYLVIAALTGYSALQLLGRRAGATAAECRAVLPGDEIVAEPSVHTDHAITIGAPPDAVWPWLTQLGWHLGGYYTPHWVDRLLFPQNWPSLDHLDPLLVRDLRVGDVIPDGAPGTAWYVVAQANPPHTLVLHSTTHIPPAWRDRGSAAIDWTWVFRLSPRAGGRTRLHLRVRGRTTPWWLTAAYHTAIVPADFVMAMGMLRGIRRRVEAGRPARRSGRSPLAAGTSAHG; this is translated from the coding sequence ATGAGTCGACACGTCGGCCGGTACCTGGTGATCGCCGCGCTCACCGGATACAGCGCCCTGCAACTGCTCGGCCGACGCGCCGGAGCGACCGCCGCGGAATGCCGGGCGGTGCTGCCCGGCGACGAGATCGTTGCCGAGCCGTCGGTACACACCGACCACGCCATCACCATCGGCGCCCCGCCAGACGCGGTATGGCCATGGCTGACCCAGCTCGGGTGGCATCTTGGCGGCTACTACACCCCGCACTGGGTCGACCGGCTGCTGTTTCCGCAGAACTGGCCGAGCCTGGACCACCTCGACCCGTTGCTGGTGCGTGACCTCCGCGTGGGCGACGTGATCCCGGATGGTGCACCCGGCACCGCTTGGTATGTCGTGGCCCAGGCCAACCCGCCGCACACGCTGGTGCTGCACTCCACCACTCACATTCCGCCGGCCTGGCGGGATCGCGGCAGCGCCGCGATCGACTGGACCTGGGTCTTCCGGTTGTCGCCGCGGGCCGGCGGACGTACCCGGCTCCACCTGCGGGTCCGCGGCCGCACCACGCCGTGGTGGCTGACTGCCGCCTACCACACTGCGATCGTGCCCGCCGACTTCGTCATGGCGATGGGCATGTTGCGCGGCATCCGACGGCGGGTGGAGGCCGGCCGTCCCGCGCGCCGCTCGGGACGCAGCCCGCTGGCGGCGGGTACGTCCGCGCACGGGTAG
- a CDS encoding arsenate reductase ArsC, translating into MTDLSAAPSWRRDLSIDQQLALTTAATRLAAEFDGIYGTETIERFLHSSYDQFAPASIPHFLPLLAERFARQRLQALARVEGHHRDGKPVVLFLCTHNAGRSQIALGFFTHLAGDAAIAWSGGSEPGTEINTAAVAAMAERGIDISGEYPKPWTDEVVRAADVVITMGCGDACPTFPGTRYQNWDVDDPAGLDVAAVRPIRDDLERRVRALLEDLHVPAR; encoded by the coding sequence ATGACCGACCTCAGCGCCGCCCCGTCCTGGCGACGCGACCTGTCCATCGACCAGCAACTCGCCCTCACCACCGCCGCGACCCGCCTCGCCGCCGAGTTCGACGGCATCTACGGCACCGAGACCATCGAACGGTTCCTGCACTCCAGCTACGACCAGTTCGCGCCCGCCAGCATCCCGCACTTCCTGCCGCTACTCGCGGAACGCTTCGCCCGGCAACGCCTGCAAGCCCTGGCCCGCGTCGAAGGCCACCACCGCGACGGTAAACCTGTCGTGCTGTTCCTGTGCACCCACAACGCCGGCCGCTCCCAGATCGCGCTCGGGTTCTTCACCCACCTCGCCGGCGACGCCGCGATCGCCTGGTCCGGTGGCTCCGAACCCGGCACCGAGATCAACACTGCGGCCGTTGCCGCGATGGCCGAACGCGGCATCGACATCTCCGGCGAGTACCCCAAGCCCTGGACCGACGAAGTCGTCCGCGCCGCCGATGTCGTCATCACCATGGGCTGCGGCGACGCCTGCCCGACCTTCCCCGGCACCCGCTACCAGAACTGGGACGTCGACGACCCTGCCGGCCTCGACGTCGCCGCCGTACGCCCGATCCGCGACGACCTCGAACGCCGCGTCCGGGCACTGCTCGAAGACCTGCACGTACCCGCCCGCTGA
- a CDS encoding PIG-L deacetylase family protein: MTTAPASTLSPGELIPFPDDWDRALAIVAHPDDLEYGAAAAIAAWTAAGKQVSYLLATRGEAGIDGLAPDKAAQIREAEQHASAALVGVTSVEFLGHRDGLIEYGLPLRGDLTAAIRRHRPHLVVTFNHHDTWPGPRWNTPDHRHTGRAALDAIGDAGNRHLFADSGLEPWSGVRYAAVAGSPYASHAVDVTATLDTAVASLEAHRAYLDGLGPDNWMADARTLITSMAEQAGQRFGGRPAVAFELLLY, encoded by the coding sequence ATGACGACAGCACCGGCGTCCACCCTGAGCCCGGGTGAGCTGATCCCCTTCCCGGACGACTGGGACCGCGCCCTCGCCATCGTGGCGCACCCCGACGACCTGGAATACGGCGCCGCCGCCGCCATCGCCGCGTGGACCGCCGCCGGCAAGCAGGTCTCCTACCTGCTCGCCACCCGGGGCGAGGCCGGCATCGACGGCCTCGCCCCGGACAAGGCCGCGCAGATCCGCGAGGCCGAACAACACGCCAGCGCCGCCCTCGTCGGGGTCACCTCCGTGGAGTTCCTCGGACATCGCGACGGACTGATCGAGTACGGGCTGCCGCTACGCGGCGACCTGACCGCCGCGATCCGCCGACACCGCCCGCACCTCGTGGTGACGTTCAACCACCACGACACCTGGCCAGGTCCCCGGTGGAACACCCCGGACCACCGCCACACCGGCCGGGCCGCCCTCGACGCGATCGGCGACGCCGGCAACCGACACCTGTTCGCTGACTCGGGCCTGGAGCCGTGGAGTGGGGTCCGCTACGCCGCCGTAGCGGGCTCGCCGTACGCCAGCCACGCCGTCGACGTCACCGCGACGCTCGATACCGCGGTCGCTTCGCTGGAAGCGCACCGCGCGTACCTCGACGGGCTCGGCCCGGACAACTGGATGGCCGACGCCCGCACCCTGATCACCTCCATGGCCGAACAGGCCGGGCAGCGCTTCGGCGGTCGCCCGGCGGTCGCCTTCGAACTCCTGCTCTACTAA
- a CDS encoding arsenate reductase ArsC: MSHKPSVLFVCVHNAGRSQMAAGWLRHLAGDRVEVRSAGSAPADTVNPAAVQAMAEVGIDITDQRPKLLEVDAVEASDVVITMGCGDACPIFPGKRYEDWKLEDPAGQGIDAVRPIRDEIKNRIEKLLADLLPVSRP; this comes from the coding sequence ATGAGTCACAAGCCGTCCGTCCTGTTCGTCTGCGTCCACAACGCCGGCCGCTCCCAGATGGCCGCCGGGTGGCTGCGCCACCTCGCCGGTGACCGGGTCGAGGTCCGCTCTGCCGGCTCCGCCCCCGCCGACACCGTCAACCCCGCCGCCGTGCAGGCCATGGCCGAAGTCGGCATCGACATCACCGACCAGCGGCCCAAGCTCCTGGAGGTCGACGCCGTGGAAGCCTCCGACGTCGTGATCACCATGGGCTGCGGCGACGCCTGCCCGATCTTCCCCGGCAAGCGGTACGAGGACTGGAAGCTCGAGGACCCCGCCGGGCAGGGCATCGACGCCGTCCGTCCGATCCGGGACGAGATCAAGAACCGGATCGAGAAGCTGCTCGCCGATCTGCTGCCGGTGAGCCGGCCGTGA
- a CDS encoding serine aminopeptidase domain-containing protein — protein MRCIDVIMSTSDGARLSGWYVPVVNGAALVLRHGAGSTRTDTLPQAAVLARHGYGLLLVDARGHGHSGGRGMDLG, from the coding sequence ATGCGCTGCATCGACGTCATCATGTCCACGAGCGACGGCGCGCGACTGTCCGGCTGGTACGTCCCCGTTGTCAACGGCGCGGCCCTGGTCTTGCGGCATGGCGCCGGCAGCACCCGCACCGACACCCTGCCGCAGGCCGCCGTGCTCGCACGCCATGGCTATGGGCTGTTGCTGGTCGATGCGCGCGGGCACGGTCACAGCGGCGGACGCGGCATGGACCTCGGCTGA
- a CDS encoding ArsR/SmtB family transcription factor — translation MPDTPILTERTREFLRALASENRQQVLLLFTDGQPRSVGQIAGELGIGQSTASEQLAALRRGGIVQARREGKTVYYCADRDGIIAAMDELQAILRSCCPPT, via the coding sequence ATGCCCGACACCCCGATACTGACCGAACGCACCCGCGAGTTCCTGCGCGCCCTCGCCAGCGAGAACCGCCAACAGGTCCTCCTGCTGTTCACCGACGGACAACCCCGCAGCGTCGGACAGATCGCCGGAGAACTGGGCATCGGCCAGTCCACCGCCTCCGAACAACTCGCCGCACTGCGCCGCGGCGGCATCGTCCAGGCCCGCCGCGAAGGCAAGACCGTCTACTACTGCGCCGACCGCGACGGGATCATCGCCGCCATGGACGAACTCCAGGCGATCCTGCGGAGCTGCTGCCCACCCACCTGA
- a CDS encoding aquaporin, producing MNPVATWRRLLAEFAGTALLVTAVVGSGIMATQLSPGNVGLQLLENSTATAFALGALILTFGPVSGAHFNPVVSAADWWLGRRHGTGLTAGDLAGYTVAQILGAISGSILANAMFDLAPVSISTTTRSGAHLWLGEVVATTGLLLLIFSLVRSGRASVAPAAVGAYIGAAYWFTSSTSFANPAVTIGRMFSDTFAGIAPASVPAYVGAQVVGLLVGLGLIAALYPHAGIAADAVVVPHANSDPAAEPARSSA from the coding sequence ATGAATCCTGTTGCGACCTGGCGGCGCCTGCTCGCCGAGTTCGCCGGCACCGCACTGCTGGTCACCGCCGTCGTCGGCTCCGGCATCATGGCCACGCAGTTGTCACCCGGCAACGTCGGCCTGCAACTGCTGGAGAACTCGACCGCGACCGCGTTCGCCCTCGGCGCGCTGATCCTCACCTTCGGGCCCGTGTCCGGGGCACACTTCAACCCGGTCGTGTCCGCCGCGGACTGGTGGCTCGGCCGCCGCCACGGCACCGGCCTGACCGCGGGCGACCTCGCCGGCTACACCGTCGCACAGATCCTCGGCGCCATCAGCGGGTCGATCCTGGCCAACGCGATGTTCGACCTCGCCCCGGTCAGCATCTCCACCACCACGCGGTCCGGGGCGCACCTGTGGCTGGGCGAGGTCGTCGCCACCACCGGCCTGCTCCTGCTGATCTTCTCCCTCGTACGCTCCGGCCGCGCCTCCGTGGCACCGGCCGCGGTGGGCGCGTACATCGGCGCGGCGTACTGGTTCACCTCCTCCACCAGCTTCGCCAACCCGGCAGTCACCATCGGCCGCATGTTCAGCGACACCTTCGCTGGTATCGCCCCCGCTTCCGTGCCCGCCTACGTCGGCGCCCAGGTTGTCGGCCTGCTTGTCGGCCTCGGGCTGATCGCCGCGCTGTACCCGCACGCGGGTATCGCCGCGGACGCCGTCGTCGTCCCGCACGCCAACAGCGATCCGGCTGCCGAGCCTGCTCGCAGCTCAGCGTGA
- a CDS encoding ArsR/SmtB family transcription factor, whose protein sequence is MLGGLLSTDMAAPRNTPNSTPAPAPAAPVAPRTEPAPTVVSASPDVVRLLADPLRAQIVGILATGPATTSHLVADTGAKQPNVSGHLKQLREAGVVTAEARGRFTYYRLVPEALQGAAQHLADLAAQAAATTDTFRTG, encoded by the coding sequence CTGCTCGGCGGCCTGCTCAGCACCGACATGGCGGCACCCCGCAACACCCCCAACTCCACCCCCGCGCCGGCTCCGGCCGCGCCGGTAGCGCCCCGGACGGAGCCCGCGCCCACCGTCGTATCAGCGAGTCCTGATGTGGTGCGGTTGCTGGCCGACCCGTTGCGGGCGCAGATCGTCGGCATCCTCGCCACGGGTCCGGCCACCACCTCGCATCTGGTCGCCGACACCGGCGCTAAGCAGCCCAACGTCTCCGGGCACCTCAAGCAGCTGCGCGAGGCCGGCGTGGTGACTGCCGAGGCGCGCGGTCGCTTCACCTACTACCGCCTCGTGCCCGAGGCCCTGCAAGGCGCTGCGCAGCACCTGGCCGACCTCGCTGCGCAGGCTGCAGCCACCACCGACACCTTCCGTACGGGCTGA
- a CDS encoding acyl-CoA thioester hydrolase/BAAT C-terminal domain-containing protein yields the protein MTAAISFLTRQPGVDPSRIGVLGLSMGGEEAIGAAAADARIRAVVAEGVTGRTAADKSRWLPHGLDGQLQRGIDRLTYTLTDLLTPAALPTTLHDAAAARSPFLLITAGTRPDEANAAADLHAAAPSRVRTWNVPAAGHTHTLAADPAGWEAQVAGFLDNALGTPD from the coding sequence ATCACCGCCGCGATCAGCTTCCTGACCCGCCAGCCCGGTGTCGACCCGAGCCGGATCGGCGTGCTCGGGCTGTCCATGGGTGGTGAGGAGGCGATCGGCGCGGCCGCCGCCGACGCACGGATCCGCGCCGTCGTCGCCGAAGGCGTCACCGGGCGCACCGCGGCGGACAAGTCGCGCTGGCTGCCGCACGGGCTGGACGGCCAGCTGCAACGCGGTATCGACCGGCTGACCTACACGCTCACCGACCTGCTCACCCCGGCCGCGCTGCCGACGACTCTGCACGACGCCGCCGCCGCCCGCAGCCCGTTCCTGCTCATCACCGCCGGTACCAGGCCCGACGAGGCCAACGCCGCCGCCGACTTGCACGCCGCTGCGCCCAGCCGGGTACGCACCTGGAACGTGCCCGCGGCCGGACACACCCATACCCTGGCGGCCGACCCGGCCGGATGGGAGGCCCAGGTCGCCGGATTCCTCGACAACGCGCTCGGCACCCCCGACTGA
- a CDS encoding flavin-containing monooxygenase, with the protein MSLLDAVVIGAGQAGLAAAWALRRHGLEPLLLEAGGSPTGSWSRYYDSLTLFSPARFSELPGLAFGGDPDRYPTRDEVVAYLGAYAQRLGVPIEVNTPAVAVTRTADGFVTRASDGREFVSRLVISAAGGFGAPYRPALPGLDAFAGTVWHSAEYRGPVPLAGRRVVVVGAGNSAVQIAVELAEVAAVTLASRAPVRFMPQRPLGRDLHEWLHRTGVERLPLGRLLRGKTVRVLDDGRYRAAIAAGRPDWRPMFTQLTPEGVVWADGTSEPVDVLLLATGYRPQATHLADCAGLDGGGALDATGRPLHDRGVSTTVAGLGYVGLEGQRGIASATLRGVGRDAEHVVRRLAAGVRTAVPVEAR; encoded by the coding sequence ATGAGTCTCCTCGACGCTGTTGTCATCGGCGCCGGTCAGGCCGGTCTCGCCGCCGCGTGGGCGCTGCGCCGCCATGGCCTGGAGCCGCTGTTGTTGGAGGCTGGCGGGTCGCCGACCGGGTCGTGGTCGCGCTACTACGACAGCCTCACCCTGTTCTCTCCGGCGCGCTTCAGCGAGCTGCCCGGCCTGGCGTTCGGCGGGGATCCGGACCGGTATCCGACCCGGGATGAGGTGGTCGCCTACCTGGGTGCCTACGCGCAGCGGCTGGGCGTGCCGATCGAGGTGAACACGCCGGCTGTCGCGGTCACTCGCACGGCCGACGGTTTCGTGACCCGGGCCAGCGATGGCCGCGAGTTCGTTTCCCGGCTGGTGATTTCGGCCGCGGGTGGCTTCGGCGCACCGTACCGGCCAGCGTTGCCGGGGCTGGACGCGTTCGCCGGCACGGTGTGGCACTCGGCCGAGTACCGGGGGCCGGTGCCGTTGGCCGGGCGGCGCGTCGTGGTGGTGGGGGCGGGCAACTCGGCGGTGCAGATCGCGGTGGAGCTGGCTGAGGTTGCCGCGGTGACTCTTGCCTCCCGCGCGCCGGTGCGGTTCATGCCGCAGCGTCCGCTCGGTCGGGACCTGCATGAGTGGCTGCACCGCACTGGTGTGGAACGGCTGCCGTTGGGGCGGCTGCTGCGGGGCAAGACCGTGCGGGTGCTGGACGACGGCCGGTACCGGGCCGCGATCGCTGCCGGGCGGCCGGACTGGCGGCCGATGTTCACCCAGCTCACCCCGGAGGGGGTGGTGTGGGCCGACGGGACGTCGGAACCGGTCGACGTGCTGCTGCTGGCCACCGGCTACCGGCCCCAGGCGACGCATCTGGCGGACTGCGCCGGACTCGACGGGGGCGGCGCCTTGGATGCCACCGGGCGGCCGCTTCACGACCGGGGCGTGTCGACCACGGTGGCTGGCCTGGGCTACGTCGGTTTGGAGGGGCAGCGGGGCATCGCTTCGGCCACGCTGCGCGGGGTGGGCCGCGACGCGGAGCACGTCGTGCGACGACTGGCGGCCGGGGTGCGCACTGCGGTACCGGTCGAGGCGCGGTGA
- a CDS encoding helix-turn-helix domain-containing protein encodes MSAEQTSLTGRARIHAALGDPVRLAIVDALCLGDASPGEIARDLGLPTNLVAHHVNVLAEAGLVERARSEADRRRTYLRLVPATLALLRPPRLPEADRVVFVCTHNSARSQLAAALWRERTGGPVASAGTHPAPRVHPKAVAVARRHGLRLDPAGTTHVADIIDTGDLVIAVCDSAHEDLTSGTARPRLHWSVPDPVRVGTDAAFEAAYTDLAGRIDRLTSALPGDPS; translated from the coding sequence ATGAGCGCTGAGCAGACCTCGTTGACTGGGCGGGCACGGATCCACGCCGCGCTCGGCGACCCGGTCCGCCTGGCGATCGTGGATGCCTTGTGCCTGGGCGACGCCTCACCCGGGGAGATCGCCCGCGACCTCGGTCTGCCGACGAACCTGGTCGCGCATCACGTCAACGTCCTCGCCGAAGCGGGGCTGGTGGAACGCGCCCGGTCGGAGGCCGACCGGCGCCGCACCTACCTGCGGCTGGTCCCGGCAACCCTCGCCCTGCTGCGCCCGCCCCGGCTGCCGGAGGCGGACCGGGTGGTGTTCGTCTGCACCCACAACTCGGCCCGCTCCCAACTGGCCGCCGCGCTGTGGCGCGAGCGCACCGGCGGCCCGGTGGCCTCGGCCGGCACCCACCCGGCCCCGCGAGTTCACCCGAAAGCCGTGGCCGTGGCCCGCCGACACGGGCTGCGCCTCGACCCGGCCGGCACCACGCACGTCGCCGACATTATCGACACCGGCGATCTGGTCATCGCGGTGTGCGACAGCGCCCACGAAGACCTCACCAGCGGCACCGCCCGTCCCCGACTGCACTGGTCGGTGCCCGACCCCGTCCGGGTCGGCACCGACGCGGCCTTCGAGGCCGCCTACACCGACCTCGCCGGACGTATCGACCGGCTCACCTCCGCCCTCCCGGGAGACCCGTCATGA
- a CDS encoding FAD-dependent oxidoreductase: MNHASNDALPVVVIGAGPVGLAAAAHLHERDIPFLVLEAGDAAGAAIAEWGHVRLFSPWRYNIDAAARRLLDAAGWAAPDLDVLPTGDELVHEYLAPLAKLPAFSPYVRYDARVVGIARVGVDRVRTAGRDTAPFLVRLADGTEVTARAVIDASGTWRTPNVLGATGLPAHGESDTVVNRAMPDVLGADQDRFARVHTLVVGAGHSATNTLLALAALAETEPGTTITWAIRATNANRAYGGGAADALPARGALGTRLREHVDAGRITLLTEFLAHRIEPANDGAGGVTVISRDAAGVEQRVRADRVVAATGYRPDHSIAAELRLDLDPILESTRALAPLIDPNVHSCGTVPPHGVDELTHPEPGYYMVGMKSYGRAPTFLMATGYEQARSIAAALAGDWIAARDVQLELPETGVCSTNLVTDEQLPGAQADACCGSTPAAATPTGRGLATGISGGLLTAPVPLTAVAPDSGTSGDQGVGGCCG, from the coding sequence GTGAACCACGCATCAAACGACGCCCTGCCGGTGGTCGTGATCGGCGCTGGCCCCGTCGGGCTGGCCGCCGCCGCCCACCTGCACGAACGCGACATCCCGTTCCTCGTCCTGGAAGCCGGCGACGCCGCCGGTGCAGCGATCGCGGAATGGGGACATGTGCGGCTGTTCAGCCCCTGGCGCTACAACATCGACGCCGCCGCCCGCCGGCTGCTCGACGCCGCCGGCTGGGCGGCCCCCGACCTCGATGTACTGCCCACCGGCGACGAGCTGGTGCACGAGTACCTGGCGCCGTTGGCCAAGCTGCCCGCGTTCTCACCGTACGTGCGCTATGACGCCCGCGTGGTCGGCATCGCCCGTGTGGGTGTTGACCGGGTCCGCACCGCCGGCCGCGACACCGCGCCGTTCCTGGTTCGCCTCGCCGACGGCACCGAGGTCACCGCCCGCGCGGTCATCGACGCCTCCGGCACCTGGCGCACACCTAACGTGCTCGGCGCCACCGGCCTGCCTGCGCACGGCGAGTCCGACACTGTTGTGAACCGCGCCATGCCGGATGTCCTCGGCGCCGACCAGGACCGCTTCGCCCGAGTGCACACCCTCGTCGTCGGCGCCGGCCACTCAGCAACCAACACACTGCTCGCCCTCGCGGCCCTCGCCGAGACCGAACCCGGCACGACGATCACGTGGGCGATCCGAGCCACCAACGCCAACCGCGCGTACGGCGGCGGCGCGGCCGACGCCCTGCCCGCCCGGGGCGCGCTGGGTACCCGGCTGCGTGAGCACGTCGACGCCGGCCGCATCACCCTGCTCACCGAGTTCCTCGCCCACCGCATCGAACCCGCCAACGACGGCGCGGGTGGGGTGACGGTGATCAGCCGGGACGCCGCCGGAGTCGAACAGCGGGTGCGCGCCGACCGGGTGGTGGCCGCCACCGGCTACCGGCCCGACCACAGCATCGCCGCCGAGCTGCGCCTGGACCTCGACCCGATCCTGGAGTCCACCCGAGCGTTGGCACCGCTGATCGACCCGAACGTGCACTCCTGCGGCACCGTCCCGCCGCACGGCGTCGACGAGCTGACCCACCCCGAGCCGGGCTACTACATGGTTGGAATGAAGAGCTACGGCCGGGCGCCGACGTTCCTCATGGCCACCGGGTACGAGCAGGCCCGCTCAATCGCGGCGGCGCTGGCCGGAGACTGGATAGCCGCCCGGGACGTGCAGCTCGAACTGCCCGAGACCGGGGTGTGCTCCACCAACCTCGTCACCGACGAACAACTGCCCGGCGCGCAAGCCGACGCCTGCTGCGGCAGCACACCGGCCGCCGCTACCCCGACCGGGCGGGGACTGGCCACCGGGATCAGCGGCGGGCTGCTCACCGCCCCCGTGCCCCTGACCGCCGTAGCCCCAGACAGCGGTACCAGCGGTGACCAGGGAGTCGGTGGCTGCTGCGGCTGA
- the arsM gene encoding arsenite methyltransferase, with protein sequence MAEQHDTAADVREQVRSRYAAAALAVADNGGGCCGTPPTALDALAADQRGADTCCTSASTTGDPFGAGLYSDADRGDLPGDAVAASLGCGNPTAVADLNLGETVLDLGSGGGIDVLLSARRVGPTGAAYGLDMTDEMLELARRNAAQAGVTNVEFLKGQIEAIPLPDATVDVVISNCVINLSTDKPAVFAETFRVLKPGGRIGVSDVVAQDHLTPQQRAERGGWVGCVAGALSISEYRDGLQAAGFTDITITAIHDVADGMHSAIIKATKPTT encoded by the coding sequence ATGGCAGAGCAGCACGACACCGCCGCGGACGTCCGGGAGCAGGTCCGTTCCAGATACGCGGCGGCTGCCCTGGCTGTCGCCGACAACGGCGGCGGGTGCTGTGGCACCCCGCCCACCGCCCTTGACGCCTTGGCCGCTGACCAGCGCGGAGCAGACACGTGCTGCACCAGCGCCAGCACGACCGGCGACCCGTTCGGTGCTGGCCTCTATTCCGACGCCGACCGGGGTGACCTGCCCGGCGATGCCGTGGCCGCGTCGCTGGGCTGCGGCAACCCCACCGCCGTGGCGGACCTGAACCTCGGTGAGACCGTGCTGGACCTCGGCTCGGGTGGCGGCATCGACGTGCTGCTGTCCGCCCGTCGCGTCGGCCCTACCGGCGCGGCGTATGGGCTGGACATGACCGACGAGATGCTGGAGTTGGCCCGTCGCAACGCCGCACAGGCCGGCGTCACCAATGTCGAGTTCCTCAAGGGCCAGATCGAGGCCATCCCGCTGCCCGACGCCACCGTGGACGTGGTCATCTCCAACTGCGTGATCAACCTGTCCACCGACAAGCCCGCCGTGTTCGCCGAAACCTTCCGCGTGCTCAAGCCCGGCGGCCGCATCGGCGTCTCCGACGTCGTCGCCCAGGACCACCTCACCCCGCAGCAACGCGCCGAACGCGGCGGCTGGGTCGGCTGCGTGGCCGGTGCCCTGTCGATCAGCGAATACCGCGACGGCCTCCAAGCCGCCGGGTTTACCGACATCACCATCACTGCGATCCACGACGTCGCCGACGGCATGCACTCCGCCATCATCAAAGCCACCAAACCGACCACCTGA